DNA from Flavobacteriales bacterium:
CGATGCGCAGGTGGCGGCTTCAGCAGGCACCCCCTGGGCCGATTCGCTGCACCGCTACCTCTACAAGTACGGACGCGCGCACCGCAAGCTGAAGGACGCTGCGGCCGGCACCGCCGCGGCCGAGCGCATCTACGCCCTGGTGAAAGTGCGCGGCAAGGCCGCCCACGAGCTCGAGGCGCTCTTCGACCTGAGCTGGACCTACTACGACGTGGGCGAGCTGAAGCAGTGCGCGCGCGTGGATTCCATCGCCGTCACCGTGGCCGATCGCGACCCCGCGATTCCCTTGGGCCAGCGCGGACGCGCGCGCCAATACCTCGCGTTCGATTACAGCGTGCTCGGCGATCATCGCAATTCGGCCAAGTGGGCCTTGGCGGCCATCGCGCAATACGAGCAGGCCGATTCCATCCCGCCCGCCCAATGGGCCGAGTCGTACACCGCCGTGGGCGTGGCCAACTGGCACCTGGGGCGCATCCGCGATGCCGAGCGCTACTACCGGAAGGCGCTGGAGAAGCTCGGCGATGGCGAGGACGAGGCCATCCTGATGCGCAAGGTGAGCGCCTACGGCAACCTGGGCGTGCTGTGGCAGAACGCCGGCGACTTCACGCGGGCCAAGCTGAACTACCAGGAGAGCCTCCGCCACAGCGACCGCATCATCGCGGCCACGCAGGACCAATTCACGCGCGATGAGGCCATCGTGAACCGCTCGCGCACCTACCTGAACCTGGCCACGGTCTATTTCCAATCGGGCGATGATGGCCGCGCGCGGGAGCTGCTCGACCGCGCCTGGCGCGATCGCAGCGGCGTGCTCGAGGCCGACGACCCGCAGCTGATCGCCGTGAAGGAGCGCTTCGCCGACCTGGAGCTCAACGCCGGCCACCTCGCCAAGGCGCACGCGCTCCTGCGCGATTACCTCGTGGCATGCGAGCGGAAGTTCGGCCCGCGCAGCGAGGAGTACGTCCGCGCCGCCTCCAAGCTGGGCGAGGTCCTCGCGCGGCAGGAGCGCCATGCCCAGGCCGATTCGCTCTTCGCCCTCAGCATCGCGGCGGGCCGGGCCGCGGGGAACGAGGCCACCGATGCCAACCTGGCGGGCACATTGCTGCGGCGCGCGCGCATGCGCATGCGCACCGGCCGGTGGGCGGAGGCGCTCGCCGACCTGGAGCGGGCGCGCGCCGTCTTCGTGAACACCTACGACAGCCTCCACCACCAGGTGGCGCTGGTGGACGCGCTGCGCGCGGAGGCCGCCTTCGGCGCGGGCGATGCGCGCGCGGCGCTGGACCACGCCACCCGCGCCCTGCGCATCCTCGACGACCGCGCGCGCGCCTTGCGGGCCAACACCCTGCCGCGCGCCTTCCCCGAGCCGCACATCCTGCCCGACGCCGTGTACTGGAAGGTGCGCGCGGCCATGGCCCTGGCGGGCCCCGCGCCCGAGGCCGCGCAATGGACAAGCTGGAACGCCGACCTCGACCTCGCCATCCTCTCCCTGGCGCGCAACAAGGCCGCCGTGGACGACGAGGCCTCCAAGCTCCTGCTCGTGGCCGCGCAGAAACGCCTCTTCGAGCTCGCCATCGATTGCGCCTTCGCTTCTCGCGATGCGCTCGGGGCCGAGACCGCCGCGGAGCGCTTCCTCGCCGTCTCCGAGGCCAGCCGCTCCACCTTGCTGAAAGGACGCTTGAACGCGTTCAAGGGGCTGCGCTTCGCGGGCCTGCCCGATTCGCTGGCCACGCGGGAGCAGGAGATCATCGCCAGCCTCGCGGTCGGCGCCGATGAGGAGCATGGGGCCGCCCGGCTCCTGGAGGCGGAGCAGGCCTATGCCGCCTTCCTCCAGCGCCTGGAGCGCGATCATCCCGCCTACTTCGCGCTGCGCTATGGCGAGGCCACGGTGACCGTGGATGAAGCGCGCCGCAGCCTGCTGAAGCCCGGTCGCGCGCTGGTGGCCTACGCGCGGACCGCCGCCAACCTCTACGCCCTGGTGGTGACCGCCGAGCGGGCCGACCTCGTGCGGCTCGACGCGGCCGACCTCGACGATCGCGTGTCCGCGCTGAGCCAGGCCATCGCGGAGCGCGATGCGGAGCGCTACGTCCGCACCGCGCACGCGCTGCACGCGCAAGTGATCGCGCCCTTGTCCGAGCGCATCAGCGGGCAGGAGCTGCTCATCATCCCTGATGGGCCGCTGCACCTGCTCAGCTTCGAGTGCCTGCTCACCGCGCCGGGCGGCCCGAATGATTTCAGCCAGCATTTGCTGCTGCGGCGCCATGCCATCGCCTATCTGCTCAGTGCCACCACGGCCGTGCAGTTCGCGCAGTTGGCGCGCCACCGGGCCCATGGCGCGCTCGCCATCGCGCCGGGCTTCACCGACGAGGTGAAGCAGGCCTACCTGGCGCGCGTGCGCGACAGCAGCTTGGTGGACCGCGATTACCTGCGCTACGTGCGCCAGCCCTTCGCCCTGCGCACGGCCGAGGGCTTGGGCAGCTCGATGCGCGCGCAGTTGCTGCTGGGCGCACAGGCCACGGAGCAGGGCTTCCGTGAGAAGGCCGCGCAGCATGGGATTCTGCACCTGGGCACGCACGCCGAGATGAACGCGACGAACCCCATGTACTCGCGCCTCGTGCTCAGCAAGGACGGCGCCGGTGCGGACCCCGACGCCGATGGCTACCTGCACGCGTACGAGATCTACGAGCTCGACCTGCGCGCCCAGCTGGCCGTGCTCACCGCCTGCGAGACCGGCACCGGCACGCTCGATGCCGGCGAGGGCGTGCGCTCGCTGGGCTACAGCTTCGCCTACGCGGGCTGCCCCAGCCTGGTGATGTCGCTCTGGAGCATCGATGAGCAGAGCTCCTCCGCCATCATCGCGCGTTTCTATGAGCTGCTTGCCGATGGCCTGCCGAAGCACGAGGCCCTGCGCCAGGCCAAGCTCGATCATCTCGCGAAGGCGGATGGAGAGCTCGCGCTGCCCTACTACTGGGCGGGGCTGGTGCTGGTGGGCGATGCGGAGCCGGTCGAGGTCGGCCGGCCGGCGTGGCCGTGGTATCTCCTTGCTGCGCTCGCGCTGTCGGCTGCGGTGCTCCTTTGGCGACGATGCGCACGGGGCGGGGTGTGAGCAGGAACCGCCGGAGCCGTCCGCTGTTCGCTGCAGGCTCCATGACCGGCGCGTGCACCGATGGACCGCCTCGTTTCCTGATCGACCGATCGCTAACGCAGCGGCCCCCACCGTTTCCGATGGGGGCCGCGCTCCAGGGGTCCGTTCAGCCGAGGCCTACTTCTGGATCACCAGGCGCTCGGTGTAGCTGTCGGCACCGGCGGTGATGCTCACCACATACATGCCGTTGGCGAGTTCGCCGTTCAGTTCCAGCATGGTGTTCACGAAGCCGTCCTGCACGGGGATGGTGCGGGCGGCCACGCGCTTGCCGAACAGGTCGAAGATGTCGATGCTCACCGTCTGCACGCCCTGGGCCACCGCGCTCAGGCTGAGCATCAGCTGGTCGCCCTGGTTGGGGTTGGGGTAGAGGCGCAGGGTGCCGGCGGCGGTGCCGGTGCCGGTGGGCTGCCCGGCCAGCGCATTGGTGCAGGTGGTGGTGAGCAGGCACACATCGCCCCAGGGATCGCTGCTGTGGCACCAGGTGGCGCCGCCATCGAAGCTGGCGCGCACGTCCACCTCGTAGGTCTTGCTGCAGGCGAGTCCGTTGGTGTTCACCCAGTACTGCCCGACGGCGCTGTTCTTCACCAGCTCGAAGTTCTCGGCGGGCAGGCGGAAGCGGAACTGGTAGCGGTTGGCGCTCACCCAGTTGCAGTTGGCGTTCATGCGGCGCACGGGCTTGGCATGCACCAGGCTGGCCTGGCTGGTGCCCACCGGGCGGGTCTGTCCGCAGCTCAGGTATTGGTTGCCGGGGATGTCCATGAGCTTGGTGCGGGGGCATTGCGCAGCGGCGTTGTTCACCACCAGGCGGCAGGCGGGCCCCCAGGGCAGGTAGTTGCCGGCGATGCGTCCGCGCACCTTCACGTTGTAGAGCACGCCCTCCTGGAGCTGGTTTCCGCTCCAGCTGTTGAGCTGGAAGTGGCAGGCGCGGGTGGCGCTGGCGGGCAGGCCGTTGGAGGCATTGTGACTCTGGAAGCGCTTGAAGCTGTAGCCGCCGTTGGGGTTGTAGAGCCACATCTGGTAGCCGCTGTTGGCGTTGCTCACGCCGTACTGGGCGCTCACGGCCGGGTTGTCATTGGCCACCACGAACTCGCCGCCGCAGGGGCTGGTCTTCCAGTCCACGCGGTCGCAGCTGGTGAAGATCAGGCGGTCGCTTCCCAGGGGGAGGCAGAAGCCCTCGAGGCCGTCGATCTCGCTGTAGACGCCGCTGGTGAATCCGCCGTTGCCGAAGGCATCGGTGAGGTTGTCGATGAGGCGTGCGCCGCTGTTGATCTTCAGCTGGTAGCCGCCGCCGGCGATGCCGTCGCCGCCCTCATCCATCACGGTGAGGTAGAAGCAGCCATCGGGCAGGCAGGTGGCCTCGCTGTACTGGCTCACATCGGGGTAGATGCCGCCGCCGGCCTGCACCAGGTTGTTGGTGCCTTGCTCGCGGAGCTCCCAGGTGATCAGGCTCACGCCATCGGGCTGCCAGATCAGGTCCAGGTCGGTGGTGCAGGCGTTGTTCGGCGTTCCGGCGCAAACACAGCCGGCCTGCAACACGTCGTTGGTCGTGTTCGAGTTGCCATCATCGCATGGGCTTCCGATTACCCCAGGCTCCCCGGCGCAGTCATCCGCATCATTCGCCACGAAACCTGGCGGCGCAGCGCAGGTGAGCACGCTCTCGCTCGGATCGCCGAAGCCATCGCCATCGTTGTCGGCATACCACAAGGTGGGCGCCACCACGGTGAGGTCCACGCCATTGTCCGAGCTGATCACCGCCGGATCGGTGCTGCGCACACGGATGCGATAGCCCGTCCCCGCAGGAGTGTTCAAGGGAACTTGGAACACCAATTCGCCGAAGAGCGCATTGAAGCCGGCGAACGCGACAACGGTGGGCGAAGCAAAACTTCCAGCAACATCGCTCAACTCCACCACCCAGTTGTTCCCCGGGAAATTGTAGCTGCCCGTGGCCGTCATGAACACGGAGTAGTTGGTCGTGTTGTCCGCGCAGAGGGGTGTGGGCTCGAAGGTGAAGCTGATGGTATTGATGGGCTGACCGATGCAATTGCAATTGCTGTCGAGCACATCGTTCGATGTGTTCGGGTCTCCATCATCACAGGCGGCGCCCGGCTCCAGCACGGTCACCGTCACCGGCACGCGCTGGCTCTGCAGCTGGCCGTTGAAGTTGGCCACGTAGTAGGTGGTGGAGCTGGTGAGCACCGGCGTGGTGAAGGTGGCCGTGGTGGCCAGCGGCACGGTGGCCTCGGGGCTGTCGTACCAGCGGTAGTCGTCGCCACCGGTGGCGGTCAGCGTGACCGATCCGTTCCCGCAGACCGTGGCTCCCTGCGCGGTGGGCAAGGGGACATCGCCATTGAAGAAGTACTTGTCGGCGAGGTAGGTGTTCACCTGTTCGAGCTCCTCTGCGGTGAGCTCCCTGTCGTAGTAGATGATCTCGGCGATATCCCCGTTCAGCACCTCTGAGATGCCGGGATAGCCGCTGTAGCCGATGTGCTGGGGGAAGGAGGCGGGCTGGTTGTCGGCGACCGTGCTGGTCGTCGCCAATATGCCGCTTTTATAGAAGTCGAAGGAGGTGTCGGCGTTGCGGTGCAGGGTGACGATGCCCCATGCGTTGGGCGGTAGCGGTGCCACACTGAAGCCAACGGTCCCCACGCCATCGAAATAGGCATAGTTCGATGTGGTGGCGCCGAACTGCCAAGTGACGCCGGGGCTGTTGTACCAGGTACCGCAGATGTGACCGAAGCCCTGTCCGCTGGTGGAGCTCGGGCCGTTCACCCGTGCTACGGCGAACACGGCGCCCCGCTTGTTCGGGAAGGTGACGAAGGCCGGTGTGGCCAGACCGTTGTTCAAGCCGTTGAAGCGGACAACAGGAAGGTCATTGACCTCGTTGTTCACCACCACCGGAGGCACCCCGAAGGAGGGGGAGGCGTGGTTGGCGCTGCCGCTCTGATCCAGCCATTGGGTCACGGTGCTGCCGTCGCGCAGCAGTCCTCGGTCGGCGCGCAGCCACAGACGAAGGCCATTGGTGGGTACCTCAGCAGGCTGGAGGCCGATGCGACGTACGGCGCCCCCGAACTGGCAGATCCAGATGTTACCGTCAGGGTCCACGGTAATGCCGGAAGGCTCGGAGAACCGGGCCAGGTTCAGCGGGCCATCCAATGTGGCGTTCGTGCCATCGCCGGTCACAATGCTCAGGGCCCCTTGGGGGGTAAGGCTCAGTATGCGGTGGCCGGTGACCCCGGTGATGTAGATGTTGCCGGTGCTCTGGTTCACGTTGATGGCGAATGAACCGGCCAGGTCGGGGCTGGTAGCCAGCAGGGAGGGGGTTCCGGAGGGCAGCGCGATGCGATACACGCGTCCGGGGGAGCTGTATCCGATCGTGGCGATCAGGTTACCGGTGGGTTCGATCGCAAGGTGCTCCAATCGGTTGCTCGGGCCGGATACCCCGGTGATGCCGAGATTGCCAACGACGACGGTCACGGCGCCACCCGGTGCCACCTTGAGGATGCGCTGGGAAGAGTACTCGCCCACATACAGGTTCCCCTGTGCATCCGCAGTGAGCCCACGGGGCAGACTGAAGCCCGAGGCATAGACCGTGGCCGGACCACCGCCCGGCGGTATCAAGGAGACCGTTCCGGCCAGGTGGTTCGTTACATAGATCTCCCCACCGGGCATCCTCACCAGTCCGGCGGGTAGGTTGAACCCCGAGCCCGAATACACCGTGGGCGTGTTGTTGGCATCGAGCTTCAGCACGCGGTTGCCCGTGCGGTCGCACACATACCGGTTACCCTGGGGGTCCACCGCCAGGCTTTCCAGCTGGCCAAGGCCGGTGTTGGTGGTGGAGACGAACTGGGCGGACAGGCTGCCGACCAATGTGAAACCAGCAATTGCAGCAAGGAGAGGTCTGAGCATCATGGGATTCGCTGATCCGCGAAGGTCCTCGTTTTCGGCTTCTTCGTCAATACCCCAGGTCCCGCGTGACGCTGCAGCGGACATCTGCGCAATGCCTGCGATCGAGCACCGTTCCGCCCCTGGATGGAGCGGCGGCCGGTTGCTGCGCCCCGGTGCTGACGCGCCTAGTGGTATACCGTTACGCCCTTCTCCGTGGCCAGGTAGACCGAGCCCGTGAAGGCATCCACCTCGTAGCGCGGCGAGCGATCGCGGCCCAAGGGTACGGTGCCCAGTTCGGCGCCATCCGATTTGCGCAGCGCGCGCAGCACGTAGCTGCCCTTCTCCGCCTCGCTCATCAGGTAGTGCGTTTCGGCGGTGCTGGCGGAGGCCTTGAAACGGGCATTGGCCTCCTGAATGAAGCGCGCCGTGGCCCCGGCAGCGGCCGTGGCTCCGGCGCCGTACACATCGCTCAGGGCCCCTGTCACCTCCTTGGCCGCGGCGCTGCCGGCATCCTGCACCTGGATGCTCTGGCTGGCAGCACCGAAGGCCGCGCTGGTGTAGCCGAAGGCGGCGGTGTAGTAGGCCGCGCGCACAGCGCTGGCGTATTTCAGGGCGCGAGTCAGGCCGCTTTCGCGCGGCGCGGCATGGTAGCGGCGATACACGAGCTGACCCTCCGGACTGATCAAGGCGAGGTTCTGGTCGCTGCTCGCCACCAAGCCCTGTGGCGTCCACTCCAATTGCGTGGGACGCTCCTTCCCCTCGAAGCCCAATTGTACCACGGCAACGGGCTTCGCCGTGCCATCGGCCGGATCGATCCGTAGCAACTGGCCGCTGCGCGCATCGAGGGCCCAGAAGGCGCCGCCGCCATTGGCCAGTAGGCCGGCTCCGCCTTGGAGCGGCTTCTCCAGCCGTGACAGCCCGGTGCCCAGCTCCACCATGTCCAATTCGCTTTCCGAGGCGATCAGCACCGCCGAGCCGAGCAACGCTACACGGCGCACCGCGCCCTCCAAGCGTACAGGCTTCTTCCAGGCCTCCGCGCCGCTGGCGTCCACCAGGGTCACCACGCCGTCGCTTCCCGTGCTGGTGAGCAAGGTGTGCTCATCCACCTCCACGGCGCCCGCCAGGATGCCCTTCACGTTGATGCCCTTGCCGCCCTTGCCCCATCGCCCCGCGCCGGTGGCGTAGTCGAGCAGGTCCACGCTGCGGTTGTCACCGGCACCCACCAACAGCCCATGCTGCAACGGCACCAGCGTGCCCAGCTGCTGGGGCATCCGCAGGGGCTCGGCCCAGGCGTAGCTGCCATCGCTGATGCGGAAGGCGTTGATGAAGGTGCTGTACGTCACCGTCACGGTCTTCTTCCCCTGTGCGTCGGTGGTTTCCTTGCGCCGTTCGGTCTGCATGCCCATGAAGCAGAGTTCGGGTGCGTGGGGTGTGGTGAGGAAGACCCCGTGCACCCCCGGCAGATTGATGTTGGCTCCGCCCTTGTCGAGCAATGCGGCCATGCCAGACATCTTCTCGAAGCCCGGGTCGGGACTTCTTTTCCAGAGCTCCGCGCCAGTGGAGGAATCCAGCTTGTAGGCGAAGAAGAGCGTGCTCAGCAGGATGGCATCGCTCCCGGCGCTGTTGCATGCCGTGATGCGGCTGAAGGAATCGTCCTTGGTCCACCGCACTTTGCCGGTGCCCATGTCCACGCAGGCCATCACCGCTTTGCGGCCGGCGTCCTGCCCCACCACGATGATGGCCTCGTTGGCGTAGAGGAAGTGCGTACTGGTGACATTGGTGATGCCAGCGGCATCGCTGCTGAAGACCACCTGCCCGGTGAAGGGCTCCAGGATGAAGAGCGCCTCGGGGTGGCCATTGGGAGCCACGCTCACGAAAGGCGTGCGCTCGACCTCGCGGTAGCCATCCACTGGCGCACCGCCGAGCTCCTTCACGGTCCATGCCACCGTTCCGGCCTTGGGATCCACGCCCTTGAGCCCTTCGGCGGTGCCCACTACCAGCGCTCCTGCACTGGTGATGCGCATCCAGTCCACGGGACCGGTGGCTGCTGTCCAATCGGGCTTGAGCTGGGCATGGCCAGCGGTGTGGAGAAGGATGAGCCCGAGGGTGGGCAGCCAGGGTAGGGGTCGGCGCATGGGTGGAGTGTTGAAGGGTCGACAACGAACAAGGTACGTGCCGTGATGGGTCTTGGGACGTGGCAGTTACCGCCACCGCCGCCTTCGCTTGGAATGCTGCGGGCGTTGCGTCCCGCGACGAATGCAGCGGCCCCCACCGTTTCGGGTGGGGGCCGCGCTCAAGGGGTCGGTTCAGCCGAGGCCTACTTCTGGATCACCAGCCGCTCGGTGTAGCTGTCGGCACCGGCGGTGATGCTCACCATGTAGAGGCCGTTGGCGAGCTCGCCGTTCAGTTCCAGCATGGTGTTCACGAAGCCGTCCTGCACGGGGATGGTGCGGGCCGCCACGCGCTTGCCGAACAGATCGAAGATGTCCACGCTCACCGTCTGCACGCCCTGGGCCACCGCGCTCAGGCCCAGCATCAGCTGGTCGCCCTGGTTGGGGTTGGGGTAGAGGCGCAGGGTGCCGGCGGCGGTGCCGGTGCCCGTGCCCTGCCCGGCCAGCGCATTGCTGCAGGTGGTGGTGAGCAGGCACACCTCGCCCCAGGGATCGCTGCTGTGGCACCAGGTGGCGCCGCCATCGAAGCTGGCGCGCACGTCCACCTCGTAGGTCTTGCTGCAGGCGAGTCCGTTGGTGTTCACCCAGTACTGCCCGACGGCGCTGTTCTTCACCAGCTCGAAGTTCTCGGCGGGCAGGCGGAAGCGGAACTGGTAGCGGTTGGCGCTCACCCAGTTGCAGTTGTTGTTCATGCGGCGCACGGGCTTGGCATGCACCAGGCTGGCCTGGCTGGTGCCCACCGGGCGGGTCTGTCCGCAGCTCAGGTATTGGTTGCCGGGCACGTCCATCAGCTTGGTGCGGGGGCATTGCGCAGCGGCGTTGTTCACCACCAGGCGGCAGGCGGGCCCCCAGGGCAGGTAGTTGCCGGCGATGCGTCCGCGGACCTTCACGTTGTAGAGCACGCCCTCCTGGAGCTGGTTTCCGCTCCAGCTGTTGAGCTGGAAGTGGCAGGCGCGGGTGGCGCTGGCGGGCAGGCCGTTGCTCGTGCTGTGGCTCTGGAAGCGCTTGAAGCTGTAGCCGCCGTTGGGGTTGTAGAGCCACATCTGGTAGCCGCTGTTGGCGTTGCTCACGCCGTACTGGGCGCTCACGGCCGGGTTGTCATTGGCCACCACGAACTCGCCGCCGCAGGGGCTGGTCTTCCAGTCCACGCGGTCGCAGCTGGTGAAGATCAGGCGGTCGCTTCCCAGGGGGAGGCAGAAGCCCTCGAGGCCGTCGATCTCGCTGTAGACGCCGCTGGTGAATCCGCCGCTGCCGAAGGCATCGGTGAGGTTGTCGATGAGGCGTGCGCCGCTGTTGATCTTCAGCTGGTAGCCGCCGCCGGCGATGCCGTCGCCGCCCTCATCCATCACGGTGAGGTAGAAGCAGCCATCGGGCAGGCAGGTGGCCTCGCTGTACTGGCTCACATCGGGGTAGATGCCGCCGCCGGCCTGCACCAAGGCGTTGGTGCCCTGCTCGCGGAGCTCCCAGCTGATGAGGCTCACGCCATCGGGCTGCCAGATCAGGTCCAGGTCGGTGGTGCAGGCCTGGCTGGGTGAGCACGCCGTGGCGCCCTCGCCGCTGGTTTGGCCGATGGGACAAGCGGGACATTCCGTCTGGGCCTCAAATGGGTTGTAGGTGTTGGCCGGACACAAGGTGCAGGATGCCGAACCGATCGCATCGCTGAACGCTCCTGGCGGACAGGCGAGGCAGTCCGTGGCCGCCGTGGTGGGATTGTAGTAGCCGGCTGCGCAGCTCTGGCATGCAACGGATCCTGTTGCGGCACTGAACTGTCCGGCTGGGCATGCAAGGCATTCCGTTGCAGCGGTGACCGGATTATAGTAGCCGGCAGCGCAGGCCGTGCAGGAGGTGGAGGCGACCGCATCGCTGAAGGAGCCTGCGGCGCACGCTTGGCAACTGGTGGCCCCTGCATCATCACTGAAGTAGCCAGCGGCGCAGGCCTGGCAAGCAGCCTGCCCGGCAAGTGCGTTGAAGTAACCGGCCGGGCAGGGGAGTTGCTGCACCCCGTCCGGGCAGTACGAGCCCGGCGGGCAGGTGGTGCAGACCCCGTCGTTGTTGTAGTAGCCCGGAGCGCAAGGACAGGTGGAGCCGTTCATGACAGCGACCACCGGAGCAGGCGTGACCCGTTTTCTCGTGAAATACCAGAGGTCCGGATAGCCATAATGGAAGTTGGTGAGAACAGCTGTGGGGAAACTGTTCTGAGAGCAATTGTTGCAGTACCTCATATCGTAATAGGTCAGATGCTGGCCGATTTGCGAAGAGCCTCCGAAGTAGTAGCCGTCATTCGCGCCTTGGTACAGCTGGAGCAGGTATTGGGTTCCTTGCGTGAGCCAGATGGGTTCTCCGATCGTGCCATAGCTGTACTGTGCCGCTGGCCCCGCTACCTGTATCTGTCGCAGGATGGCCGTTGTATTGAAGTCGAAGAGCGTAACGTACCTGGTCGTGCCATTGGGCTCACGCTTGCCGAAGCCGGTCACCAGGATGTCCTCGGTCGGCGCGAAGCGGAAGCCGCGCTGTGAATTCGCGACACCGCCCGGTCCGCCGCTGCTCACGCTATCGGTCGCGGAATGAGGGCCGACGAATGTGCCTGCCACGGCCGAGACGGCCGATGCAGTGGGGTTGCCGTAGAACATATGGAATGTGCGCTGACCCGATGCCGGAATGCTGTCGACCCTGACCCAGATGACCGTGGAAGGCGTGTTGATGCCCGATTCGATCCAATAGCTGTACTGATTCAACCCTTCACAGTCCTTGCCGAACCGGATATCCGCACCGCTTGGCTGCATATCGCCCGATCCGATCGGAGACTGGGTGTCGAGCTCCAGTCGCGCCTGGTAATCCACGATCAACGAAGCCGTGGGGTTGGAGATGACGATCGACCTGATGTACGACCATCCCGAAGGCTGCGCCTGTGCGTGCATGCCGGACATCAAGCAGAGCAGACCGAGCAGCGCGGCGCGTGGTGCGGAGAGGAGGCGATTCGTGGGCGGCAAGGGGTTCATGGGTGGAGCCTGGGGCCGTTGATGGTTTGTTCGGATGCGCGAGGAGGCCATTCCGTGCAACAGGGGCAGGGGGTGGCATTCGACGAAACGAAAGAAGGAGTTCCGCCCACCCACCGCGCACGGCAAAAGCACAGGTGCGCACCACGTCTTTTTCACCTTGTGCGGATGCGCCCCGGCCCCTGATGCACCAACCGGCACGGGGTCCTACGCCACGGGGCCTCACCTTCGCGGCATGCGCCTGCGCTTCACGCTGATGCTCGGATTGCGCCGTTGCGCACGCGGTGTGGTAGACGCGTTGAACGATGCGGCGGAGTGCGCAGCCGCCCGGGTGGAGGCCTTGGGCGACGCGGGGCAGCGGGCGCTGCAACGGCGCAGCCGCTGGGCCGGCGGCCTGCCGGTGGGCCTTGCGCAATTGTGCGGTGCGTTGATCAAGGGCGGAGCAGACCTGCTGGCGGCGGTGCTCGCTGCGCCGCTGCGGAGCGTGTGCGGCCTGCTCGGTCATCGCGCCGGACTATGGCGCGGACTGCTCCATCCATGCGCGGCGCTCGCCGGCGGCGCCCTGGTGGCGGCGGGGCAGCTGGTGGCTCTGGTGCAGCGGCTGGTGGGCGCCCAGGCCGCCGACCGGCCGCTCACGCCAGCCGAATATGCTCTGCTGCGCACGGTGTTCGGTGATGCGCTGGCGCCCGCCGGCATCCGCATCGTGGACGGCCGCGCCGGGCTCTTCGGCCTCAGCGCGCGCCCCTTCGCGCTGGGCAATTCGATCTACCTCAAGCGGCGCGGCGGGCGCACCGATGGCGCGCTGCTGGTGCACGAAGCCGTGCACGTGTGGCAGTACCGGCGCTGGGGCCCGCGCTATGCCGCGGAGGCCTTGGCCGCCCAGGCGGCGCATGGCCGTGCGGCCTACGATTGGATGCTGGAGCCGGTGCGCGGCCGCATCGGCTGGCGGCGCTTCAACCGCGAGGCGCAGGCGCAATGCATCGAGGACCTTTGGCGCGGCCGCGCGTGCTTCACCCCGGGCGCCGGCGCTCACCGCTTCGTGCACCGCGGCGCCGACCGCACCGTCTTCGCGCATGCGGCCTTGGCCGCGTTGCGCAGCCGGGGTGAGGGGCACCGCCGGAGC
Protein-coding regions in this window:
- a CDS encoding PQQ-binding-like beta-propeller repeat protein; the protein is MRRPLPWLPTLGLILLHTAGHAQLKPDWTAATGPVDWMRITSAGALVVGTAEGLKGVDPKAGTVAWTVKELGGAPVDGYREVERTPFVSVAPNGHPEALFILEPFTGQVVFSSDAAGITNVTSTHFLYANEAIIVVGQDAGRKAVMACVDMGTGKVRWTKDDSFSRITACNSAGSDAILLSTLFFAYKLDSSTGAELWKRSPDPGFEKMSGMAALLDKGGANINLPGVHGVFLTTPHAPELCFMGMQTERRKETTDAQGKKTVTVTYSTFINAFRISDGSYAWAEPLRMPQQLGTLVPLQHGLLVGAGDNRSVDLLDYATGAGRWGKGGKGINVKGILAGAVEVDEHTLLTSTGSDGVVTLVDASGAEAWKKPVRLEGAVRRVALLGSAVLIASESELDMVELGTGLSRLEKPLQGGAGLLANGGGAFWALDARSGQLLRIDPADGTAKPVAVVQLGFEGKERPTQLEWTPQGLVASSDQNLALISPEGQLVYRRYHAAPRESGLTRALKYASAVRAAYYTAAFGYTSAAFGAASQSIQVQDAGSAAAKEVTGALSDVYGAGATAAAGATARFIQEANARFKASASTAETHYLMSEAEKGSYVLRALRKSDGAELGTVPLGRDRSPRYEVDAFTGSVYLATEKGVTVYH
- a CDS encoding DUF2341 domain-containing protein, with protein sequence MNPLPPTNRLLSAPRAALLGLLCLMSGMHAQAQPSGWSYIRSIVISNPTASLIVDYQARLELDTQSPIGSGDMQPSGADIRFGKDCEGLNQYSYWIESGINTPSTVIWVRVDSIPASGQRTFHMFYGNPTASAVSAVAGTFVGPHSATDSVSSGGPGGVANSQRGFRFAPTEDILVTGFGKREPNGTTRYVTLFDFNTTAILRQIQVAGPAAQYSYGTIGEPIWLTQGTQYLLQLYQGANDGYYFGGSSQIGQHLTYYDMRYCNNCSQNSFPTAVLTNFHYGYPDLWYFTRKRVTPAPVVAVMNGSTCPCAPGYYNNDGVCTTCPPGSYCPDGVQQLPCPAGYFNALAGQAACQACAAGYFSDDAGATSCQACAAGSFSDAVASTSCTACAAGYYNPVTAATECLACPAGQFSAATGSVACQSCAAGYYNPTTAATDCLACPPGAFSDAIGSASCTLCPANTYNPFEAQTECPACPIGQTSGEGATACSPSQACTTDLDLIWQPDGVSLISWELREQGTNALVQAGGGIYPDVSQYSEATCLPDGCFYLTVMDEGGDGIAGGGYQLKINSGARLIDNLTDAFGSGGFTSGVYSEIDGLEGFCLPLGSDRLIFTSCDRVDWKTSPCGGEFVVANDNPAVSAQYGVSNANSGYQMWLYNPNGGYSFKRFQSHSTSNGLPASATRACHFQLNSWSGNQLQEGVLYNVKVRGRIAGNYLPWGPACRLVVNNAAAQCPRTKLMDVPGNQYLSCGQTRPVGTSQASLVHAKPVRRMNNNCNWVSANRYQFRFRLPAENFELVKNSAVGQYWVNTNGLACSKTYEVDVRASFDGGATWCHSSDPWGEVCLLTTTCSNALAGQGTGTGTAAGTLRLYPNPNQGDQLMLGLSAVAQGVQTVSVDIFDLFGKRVAARTIPVQDGFVNTMLELNGELANGLYMVSITAGADSYTERLVIQK
- a CDS encoding DUF4157 domain-containing protein, which produces MRLRFTLMLGLRRCARGVVDALNDAAECAAARVEALGDAGQRALQRRSRWAGGLPVGLAQLCGALIKGGADLLAAVLAAPLRSVCGLLGHRAGLWRGLLHPCAALAGGALVAAGQLVALVQRLVGAQAADRPLTPAEYALLRTVFGDALAPAGIRIVDGRAGLFGLSARPFALGNSIYLKRRGGRTDGALLVHEAVHVWQYRRWGPRYAAEALAAQAAHGRAAYDWMLEPVRGRIGWRRFNREAQAQCIEDLWRGRACFTPGAGAHRFVHRGADRTVFAHAALAALRSRGEGHRRSRSIRPVPAHR